Below is a window of Planctomycetaceae bacterium DNA.
GACGACGATCGGTTTTGGCAAGCTGGACTTCCTCGTCAGCGAGATCGATCGCGTGATGCGGATGTTCGCCGACGGCGGCCTGCTGTTCTGCACCACGCACTTCGTGCAGAACCACTGCACTGTGGAAGAACTCGAGTTGGCCTTCGACACGGCGTATGCTCTGGCTCGCGAAGTCACAAAATGAGCAGGGATGGATGGAATACGCAGGAATCAATGTGGATGAGGGCGGGAAGATTTAGAGAAAGGGCACGTCAATGTGGGAACTGATTGTCCCAGGCGTTAGAGGCATTCAAGCGGCTCCGCGCGCGGCTGACGCAACCCTGGCGGCCGCGATCTTGCTGCTGCAGGTCGTGTTCTACCTGACAATCTGGTGGAATTTCGTCCGAAAGGCCGGATACTCGCGATGGCACATGTTTTGGGCAGTGATACCATTCGGTTGGATCATCGCCGCGCTCGTCTTGGTCCTACGGCGATGGCCGGCCCAGTGGGAATTGATCCGCTATCGAATTCGTGCCGGTGCCGCCACCGTCGGCGATGCCCGCGCCATCCTCGGCCTTCCGCGTCGGAAAACAGTAATTCGTGCTCCTGAAATGCTGCCGCTGTACGATGCCATTGCCAAGCAGTTCGCCGGAACAGAAGTCGCCCACGAAGCCTTGGCCGAAAGACAGAACCTGACGGCCGCAGTAGCCGATTTGGGCAGTCACGCCACCACAGCAGAGGCCTGAGGATTCAGCGGGTTGGTCCGCAGCGCCAGCGAGAAGAGGTAGGGATACTCCTTCTTGAGGTGCCCCATGTAGGCGGTCCATTCACCCAGCAGGCTCATGTAGACGCGGCGCACGTCGCCGGACAGGTGGTCGATATCGCTCTGGGGCAGGCTCGACAGGTCCGGGCGGTGGCTCAACTCCTCGGCCAGGTGGAACACAGCCCAGAGCAGGTCCGTGACGCGCTGGTGTTCGAGCAGGTTAGGGTTCTCCAGCAGACGCAGCAGAAACTCCCGCTTGGACTGCAGGCTGTCCTTAAGGATGGGAAGCTGCTCGGCCTTGAGCATCATCTGAGGCTGTCGGCGGCGCAGCTTGGCGTTCGCGGCCGAAAACTGTCGCGCCGACCACTCCCCGGTGACGGCCAGGAGACCGCGGGTCGAGTCGATCTCACTGTCGCACTTTGACAGGCGCGAAATGAGGTCGTTGCCGACCTCGCTGAAGAATGCGCCGACAACCATGTTGAGCTTGCTGAACCGCTCATGTTTCTCGTGGCGCTGGAGCAGTTGGTGCAGCACGAGCGTCACCAGCAGCACCTCGATGGGCAGGAATGCGATGTCGCCGACGAGGTAGATGAAGATGTGATGCGCATCGCCGAACATCAGCCAATGCCCCAGGTACATGACGGCCGTGGCGGCGATCAACGCCGCGGCCAGGGCGATCTGCCAGCGGTAGTGCTTCATCGATTCTCCTTTGGTGAAAGAACGCGGCACATTGTATCGCCCACAGCGGCGATTGAATGCGCCCAACGGCGGCGATATACTGTTCCGCAGCCGCGCCTGCATGTGCGGCCGAAGGGAGCGTCGATCATGTGGAAGTGTCCGGCCCTGATCCTGTTGTGCCTGGGGGCGCTGGTCTGCGGCGGCTGCTTCAAAGCCGACGTGACCGTGCCCGAGGTGCCCTACTCCTCTCCGCCGCCGCCAACGCCGTCGGGGGTGATCCCGTCGGCGGTTCCCGGCGACCGCGGCGACCTGCTGCGCGAGAACCAGCAGCTTCGCCAGCGCACGGCCTGGCTGCAGGATGATACCGCGCGACTCCAGAGGAAGCAGAACTCGCTGCAGAAGGACCTGGGCAAGATCCAGGCCGACATCGACAAGGCGGCGGGCGAACGCGACCGCTACCGCCGCATAGCGGAGGGAAGCCGATGAAAACCATACCCCTCATGCTGATCGCCGGTGCCGCGATGCTGCTTTCAGCCGGCTGCGCGGACGTGACCGTGCGCAGGCCGGATCGCCCGGCGGCGGTGTACGAAAGCGCCCCGCCGGTCGACAGCGGGCAGTCTGCCGCCTCGCTGGGCCGGGAGAACGCCCAGCTCCGCGCGTCGCTGGGGCGGCTGGAGCAGGACCACCGCGCCGCCGAGGCCGCCGTGAATTCGCTCGAACGGCAGAAGAGCGCCCTGAAGCGCACGCGCGAGCAGGTCGAGAACGACCGCGACTACTACAAGAAACGCGCGAAGTCGTAGTCCCCGCTACGGCTCACGGAGCGGTCAGTGTCACCGGCGCCACCTGGACCGCCACGATCACCGGACGGTCGCGCCAGCGGTTGTAGAACTGGTCCGACATCCGCCGCTGACCGCCGAGTTCGACGCCGGCACTGGGCGACATGTCCGCCCCGAAGAGGCTGACCGGGCCGGTCGTCTGCACCTTGTCGTTGACCGACACATCCGGGACCGGGCTGTCAACGTCGACCAGCACCAGCATCTCCTCGTCGGTCGCGTCGGCCAGCAGCAGCATCCGCGGCGTGTAGATGTACTTCACCGAGCCCATCACCGTGACGGTGCGCCCCAGGTACGCCGTCGGTCTGGCGTTGATCAACCCGATGGTGGTCTGCGACTGGTCGACCAACAACGTCGGCGACGGCGTGGCCTGTGTCTGGCACCCTCCGGCCGCCATCGTGGCAACCAGAACCCCCGCCGCCATCAGCATCCACCGGCCCCTGACAGTGTGTGTGAGCATGTCAGTCCCCTCCCGATGAAGTATAGCCCGCGTGGCGGGCAGGCGAAAACGTTTGGGGCGCCGGCACAGTTGGATTATCCTCGCAGTCATGAGCACTATGGCAAATGCGGCGCCCACTGTTTTTGTCAGCCCCGGCGGCTGTGACGCCAACGATGGGGGTTCGCCCCAGCGGTCGCTGGCGACGGTTCATCGCGCGGCGGCGGCAGTGCGCGAGCTGGCCAGCGAGGGCCGCGGCGACATTGTGGTCGAACTGGCCGATGGGACCTACGTGCTCGACAGCCCGCTCTGCCTGGGCGCCCGCGACGGCGGCGCGGGCAAGCATCGCGTGATCTATCGCGCCGCCCCGGGCGCACGACCGATGCTCTCGGGCGGGCGCACTATCGGCCCCTGGAGCAAGGCCGCCCATCCGACCCTGGCCAACCTCTGGTCGGCGCACGTGCCGGACCTGCCCCCCACGCGACAACTCTACGTCAACGGGCGCGCCGCCGCGATGGCACGCGGGGACAAGCTGCGCCCGCGCGACGAAGACGGCGTCGAGGCGGACTTTGCGTTCCACAATCAGATCGAGACGGCCATCTCTAACGGCAGCGAGACGCCGGTGTATGAAGGCTACACCACGCGCAGCCTCGCAACGATCAGCACGTGGCGCAACGCCCGGGATATCGAGTTCGTCTACGACGTGGTCTGGACGCGGGTGATTCTGCCCGTGGAGCGGATTGAGCCCGAACGTGGCACAGGCTTTCCAGCCTGTGACGCCTGCGTTGTGAAAATGAAGATGCCCGCCTTCCGCGACGCCCAGATCAAGGACGGCATGCACATCGACGGGCCGGACTTCATCCAGAACGCCTATGAACTGCTGGGCACGCCGGGGCAGTGGTATCACGACCGCGCCGCGGGGGTACTCTATTACACGCCCCTGCCAGAGGAAGACATGACGACCGCGACCGTCATCGTGCCCGTGCTGGAGACGCTGCTGGAAGTGCGAGGCAGCCTGGACGAGCCCGCGCGAAACATCCGCTTCGAGGGGCTGACGTTTTCGTACACCACGTTCCTGCGGCCGCGAACGCTGGGGCACGCGGAGATCCAGGCGAACTTCCTGAAGAACCCGGCGGTGGACGTCGACCATACATCATACCTCAAGACGCCCGGCGGCGTGGTGCTCGACGCGGCGAGCGACGTGTACTTCCACCGCTGCACGTTTTCGCGCATGGGGGCCGGGGCGCTGGATATCCAGAACGGCTCGCGCGACAACGTGGTGCGGGGCTGCCTGTTCACGCAGACGGCGGCCGGGGCCGTCCAGGTCGGCGACGTGCAGGTCAGCGATGCGCACCCGGACGACCCGCGGACGATCGTGTCGGGCAACGTGATCGACAACTGCCGCCTGGTCGCCATCGGCACCGAGTTCAAGGGCAGCATCGGGATCTTCGTCGGCTACGCGGCCGGCACGGTGATCACGCACAATGAAATCTCCGAGGTGGGCTATACGGGCATCTCGGTCGGCTGGGGCTGGGGGTACTACGACCCGTGGAGCGAGCCCGACAAGCCCAAGTTCTACCGCGACGGGTGTTACCCGCGATTCGACACCCCCACGACCTGTCGCAATACGCTCGTCGAGCACAACCACGTGCATCACGTGCTCAACTCGCTCAACGACGGCGGCGGCATTTACACGCTAGGCCTGCAGATCGGGGCCGTCATCCGCGAGAACCACGTGCATGACAACGGCGCCGGCCGCGGCGGGCCCGGCGGCCTGTACCTGGACGAAGGATCCGCCGGCATGGAGATCGTGGGCAACGTGATCTACAACGTCCGCCGCCCCTACCGCCTGCACCTGACCATGCCCCGCCAGCAGTGGGCCCTCAACGAGCACGACAACTTCTTCGCCGTCAGCCCCGACGACCCGCGATTCCCCCGCAGCATCGCCGATCACGCCGGCCTGGAAGAAGACTATCGCGACCTGCTCTATGGAGTGCGGCAGCCATAGCTGCCGCTTTTAGAGTTGTTCAACCGCGAGAAACTTCCAAAGCGGCAGCTAAGGCTGCCGCACTCCACAGGTCACTTCTTCGCCTGGACGTCGAGCGAGACCTTGCCGGCTTTGCCTACGGAGAATGCGATCGGCCCCGAGGGCGTGATGATCTCGTAATCGCCCAGGTATCCGCGGAAGGTCGCGTGCCCGGCGGCGTCGGTGGTCAGGGCCTGCGGACCGGTCCACCACTTCTTCTTGATCAGGTTCATCAGCGCCGTGTACACAGGCTTGGGCGTCATGTCGGGGTTGAGCAGGCCCGAGGGGGCGTTCATCCAGGAGCGGTGTTCGCTGAAGTCCCACCACGTGATCGCTTCGACGGACGGGTGCGAGAAGAGCACGCTATAAACCTCAACAGCCTGGGCGGCCTGACTCTTGAGGCCTTGCGGCGTTGACGGCCACGACGCGCGGCGCGTGAACCAGTCGTTGTCGCGGCGCTTCATCAACTCGCCCGAAAGAATCGTCAGTTCGGTGAAGTGAATGGGCTTCTTGAACTTCGCGAATCGCTCGCAGATCGCCCACAGATCCTTGGCGCCGAAGAATCCCTTGTGCATGTGCGTCTGCAGGCCGATGGCGTCGATGCTCGCGCCGGCATCCAGACACGACTGCACCAGGTCTACGAACGCCTTGGAGTTGTCGTAGTCGTTGAGCACCAGCAGGGCCTTGGGGTTGGCCTTGCGGGCGGCCGCGAAGGCCTTGACGATCAACTGCGTGCGGCCGGGCTTGCTGCACAGCGCGGCGATGGGATTGCCCGCGCCGGCGGCTGGCATCACGACCGGCTCGTTGACGACATCCCAGGCGTCGACCGTGTCGGCAAAGTCCTTCACCTCGCGCGTGACGCGGTCCAGCAGAAGTTCCTCGACCTTTTCGCCGGGCTTTGCCGCCAGCCACGTCGGCACGACATTGTGCCAGACCAGGGGGTGGCCCTTGGCGATGATCCGATTCTCCTTGCACCAATCCGCCATGATCCGCCGCTGGGCGGCCTGCGTCTGCCCCGGCTGGGGCTCATAGCCGCCCCAGTAGAACGGGATGGTGGCAAAGTTCATCAGCGCGGCGTACCGCTGGCGGAAGGCCTGCTCCAGTTGCGGCGTGGGAAAGCGCCCCACCAGGCCGACGTTGCTGCCAAAGAGAAACTTGTGCCTCACCTGGCGCACCGTGACCTTCGCCCCGGCCAGCGGTTTGCCCTCGGGCGACAGAACCCTCAGCGTCACCTCGGCCGTACGATGCTCGCGAATGCGGCGGTCGATCTGCTCTTGCGACAGCGGGTCGGGCATGGCGTCTTCTCCCCACGCCGCGGCCGGCAACGCCATCGCCGCGACCAGGATAATCTGCACGCTTCTCGTCATCTGGGATTGTCCTTACAATGTCGTCCGTATTCCCGTCCCCACGGGCCACGCTGCCTGAGATAGCATAAGGAGCACACGCATGGAATACCACATGACGCGTCCGCAGGAATTGGCCGCCCAGCGCCGGGCCTTGCCGGTGGCGTACCTGGGCCTGGGCATCCTCGAATGGCACGGAAAGCAGAACCCGCTGGGCCTCGACGGCGTCAAGGCCGACGCGGTGGGCAAATACATGTCGGAGAAGGTCGGCGGGGTAGCCGTGCCGCCGCTGTTCTGGGGCGACCACCGCGGCGTGATCGCCGAGGTCGTCTTCGATCGCAAGGTCAGCTCGTGGCTGCCCGAGGGCGTCGGCGACCATGCCACCCCGATCGCCCAGGCCATGGGCCTCTCGCGACCCCGGCTCGAGCAGGAAGGCCGCCGCTGCGAGACCGCCGGCGGCTGGCGGCTTTGGAAGGAACTCGTCGAGCACATCTTTTTCGAGCTCGAGTCGCTCGAGTTCAAGATGATCATGCCCTACCCGGGGCACTATCCGCTGATCGGCCCGCTGCACGAGGCTGTCGAGTCGTATAAGGCCCACGGCGGGAAGTGCAAGATTTTCATCCTGATGGACCAGCTCGTTCACGGCGGCGACCACGCCGCCAAGCTCGAGACCTCAATGCTCCTGTACCTCACGCCGGGCCTGGTGGACCTGACCCAGCTCAGCGAGGCCGACACGGTCCACCTCGGCGTCCTCGGCGAAGACCCGCTCAAGACCGCCAGCGCCGAGTTCGGCCGCCAGATCGTCGAAGGCCTGGAAAAGATCGTCCGCGAGCAGGTCAAGGATCTGCGTTAGCGATCGATGCTTGGTCCGCAGCCTAATGCGACTTTTGTTACTGACGTCGGTCGAGTGAGCCGCAGAGGTCGCTGAGGACGCTGAGGATGTTGGAATCAAACAACCTCTTCCCTCTGCGACCTCTGCGACCTCAGCGGCTGATTTGATCCTCGGGGTTGGGCCGCAGAGAAACAGATTCGCTACCGAAACAGCGAGCCCAGCGGGCCGCTGTGAAAGTAGTTTCCGTCCTGGAAGAACTTCATCGCTTCGGCGACGGTGGTGAAGACTTTGGTCGCCGTTTCGGTGATGAAGGGCGAAGGGGCGGCCGTGGGGCGCCAGATGACGTAGACTTCCTTGGCGGCCTCGTGAGCGTGCTGGAGCTCGCGTTCGACGCCGCTGGAGATGCCCGGCTGCCCGCCCGCCAGGGCGGGGATCAGCGAGACGATCATGTCGGACTGGTCGATGAGCTTGAAGTCGCGAGCGTAGATCTGCCCGTCGATGTCGGGCAGGATGTCCAGCAGTTCATGCACGTCCAGCGTCGCCTGTTCGCCGGCAGGGCCCGCGGTGATGGTGCGATGCCCCTCAGCGGCCGCCTGCAGCGCCAATACGGAGAGGTACTTTTCCTCCATGTCGCTGGGGTCGAAGCAGACGAAGAACGGTTTTAGCTGGCGGCGGAAGGCGTCGATCTCGGCCAGCACGTCCGGGTTGGCCGAGACGTGCGACATCGGAAAGCTCAGGTACGCCTTTTTCATCCTGGGATTGAAGATGAGCCCCATCAGAGCGCGGGCCATCGAGTCCTCACTCCCGCGGGCGATGACGTAGCACTTGCCGCCGTTGCCGACGCCCTGGCAGAGCAGCTCGGTTGCCAGGATCTCCTCCTCGCGCCAGACCATCAGGTCTTTGAGCGTGTGGTCGCTGTGCCCGTCGCGCACCAGCCGCCAATGCACGCGGTCGACGTTGTCGACGACGATCAGGTAGAGATCCGCTTCCAGGGCGATCATCTGGTCGTAGTCGAATGCCGGGAACAGCCCGTGGCGCCAGCGGAACGTCGCGTGCGTGTTGACGATGATGTTGGCGCTGGTGCGGCAGGCGGCCAGCACGTCTTTGAAGACGCTGCGGCGCAGGCTGTTGAGTCGGGACAGGGGCAGGTCGAGGATGCGCCCGCGCGGGACGTCCGGCGCCTCGGCGTACATCATCTCGCCGATGCTCAGGAGCTTGAGGTCGCACCCCTGCCGCCGCGCCATCTCGACGCAGCGGTGCAGCAGCGGCTTGCGGTCCAATCCGACTTGTCCGGTGATGACGATTCGCATGAGGGGCACTTTAGCACAGGGGAAAAGATACGTCCACGAATGAGACGAATGGGGAGAGAGACAAAAACCGACGACGAGGACGAGGACGAGGACGAGAAGAAAGAACGCTCGTGCGTTTCGTTAGCGGTCGCGCTTGCTCGACGTGTTGACCGGTTCCGAACAACCGCGCGGAGCAAGCTCCGCCGCTAACATCGCTCAGAACGCTCGTCCTCGTCGTCGTCCTCGTCCTCGTCGTCGGTTGTTTCCCGTTGTTTCCCATTTGCATCGAGTCTGTTAGAATACGCCCCAACTACATAGGACACCGACCATGAGACAGTTCTGCCTGATACTAAGCGTACTGGGAATCATCCTGGCGGGCGGATGCAACTGGAAGGGATTCAAAAAACCCGTCGCCAACGAGCCCGGCCCGGCGGCGTACCGCCAGGCGCAGGAGCTGCAGAACGAGATCGACAAGCTCAACGAGCAATTGACCCTTCGCAGCACCCAGCAGGAAGAACTGGCCCGCCGCTGCGACGCCCTGGCCGACGAAGCGCGAAGATACAAGTTCCTCAACGAGCAGCAGGCCAAGCAGATCCGCGACATCTCCCAAGCCCCTCTTGAACGAGACGAGTACAAGCGCCTGGCCAACGACCTCAAGGCCCTCAACACCCGCCAGAGTCATCGCCTGGCCGATCTCGAAGCCGCCAACAGGCTGCTCGAAGTCAAGATCAAGAGCTTGGGCGGCGAAGCGCCCCAGATGCCCGCCTCGCCCGACACGTCCGCACCCGCCGCCACGCAACCGGCGGCCGTGCCCCTGCCGCCGTCGACGCCGCCCTCGACGCAACCGGCCAGCGCCGCATCGCCCATCGGCGGGGCGTTTTGAAAGCGCCCGCGTCCCGTCAGTAGGACTGGTTCCTGCGCAGCGCCGCCGAGCAGGTGGCGGTGTAGGTTTCATTGGCGCATGTCATCGTCAGTCGCACCTTGACGCTCTGGCACAAACCGCCGGCGTCTTCGCGGATGACGTTGAAGGTCGAAATGGCCACGTCGCCGCCGGCCTCGCCGCCGTCGCCCAGCAGCACCGCGTCGTCGACGGCGCCGTTGACCGTCCGGCGCATGTGCAGTTGCCCGCCGGTCAGTTGGTACACGATGGTCTGCAGCCCGCTGCCGTCGTCGGGCGGCGTGATCGTCAGGCTCGTCGAGGTCGAGTTGACGTTCGTGGCGGTTCGAATCTCGCGCGACATGCGGTCCATCACGGCCCGGGCAGTCTGCGCCACCGCGGCGATGCGGTTGTTCTGGGTGTAGCTGGTCAGGGCGGCCTGCAGCGCCACCGCCACGCCGGCCAGCACGATGCCCAGAACGGCCAGCGTCAGCAGCACCTCCACCAGCGTGAAACCCCGCCGCGCCGCGATTTTCGGCAGAGGCTTGCTCATGACCCACCCTCGCGATAGGTAGCGCCCTGCGGCGTCAGTGTGAAGGTCTGGACAAACCCCGCCGGGTTGGACGAGGCGTTTTGCCGATCGACCAGAATGTCCACGTTGCCGCCGACCGACGTCGTCTCCGGCGCCAGACCGATCACCGCCCCCTTCACCGTCCCGGTGGCCGTTCCGGTGAAGGTGAGCTTGTCTGCCGCAATTGTGCCGTTGATCGCGCTGAAGTTTCCGGCGAAGGTCACGTCAAACCCCGGGGCAAGGACGAACGTTCCGGTCTTGGCACGAATGGCCGCGAACTCGGCAGTGGCGGGAAGCGTCTCGACGCCATAGGCCTCGACGTTTCCGGCGAATCGCAGCGTACACGCCGACAGCGGCTGGTTGGAGGGTTCCGTCACGACCATGCCGTTGATGACGGCTTTGCCCTCAAACCGCACGTTGTTGGGCGCTTCGACATAGATGATGCCGTTGATGACGACGTCATTGTTGAAGACGGGGTTGAGCCCGGCGGCGATGCGGATGTTGGTCAGCGTCGCCACCTGATTGGGCGGCTGCGTCGTCAGGCGGTTGGTCGCCAGTGGCGCCAAGGTTGTGACGTCCACCTGGGGAAAGTCCGGCGGTTCCGCGACGGCATGAATGTGCTGGGCCATCAGCAGCGGATTGCTCGTGCCGCCCAGGCTCGGACTGCCGCTGATGACCATGAAGCGCGGATCCTGCACCACCGTGGCGTCGCCGGCGACGATCGCGCTGCCGGCGAGGCTGACGGCCACCGCGTCGCTGGTGGTGGCCGAGAGGATGCTGGCTTCGGAGGGCGAGTTGACGCCGAGGATGCGGGCGCTGCCGGAGATGCTCAGCGGTCCCCGCGACGCCAGACCGTAATTGAATGCGGCGCTGTTGCGCGGGACCAGCAGCAGTTCGATCGAGATGTTCCGCGTGAGGCCCCGGGCGCTGCCGGCGACGCTGACGCGGCAGCGATTGGGGCCGCACCAGGCGATCACAGCGGAGAAGCTGCCGTCGGGCGTGGCGATCGCGGGCACGGTAACGCTCTGCGCGCCGGCGGTGACAGCCGCCCCGGCCAGATTGCTCGTCCCGTTGAGTCGCGGGCCCAGCGCAGCAGCCATATTGGCGGCGAAGGTGGCCTCGGTGGTGTCGGCGCCAAGACGCATCCCCCGCATCCGCGTCAGCAGGAACGCCAGACCGCTTTCGGCTGACAGACGTGCCCTGGCCGCGTCGGAGAGATTGCTCGACGAGATCATGCTCAAGGCCGACGAGTTGGTCATGGCCGCGGCCAGGGTCATCATGATCGACAACAGGATCAGTGTCAGGATGTACGCAAAGGCTCGGGATGTTCGGCGGCGTTTCATTCGGTCGACCTCCGCACGGCAAGGAACGCGCTGGTGTGTACGGGCTGCCCCTTGAACGACACGCTCACCTCGACGCGGACAATATCGCTGGCGCCGTTGGCGACGGCGGCCGACAGATTATCCGGGTCGCGCCAGGTCATGGTGATGGTCTGCGACCAGCCGCTCATGTCGGTGATGGCCGATCCGTACGCGTCGCGCGGGGGGCTGTACGTGACGTTCATCAGGTCGTTGAGGTCGTCGACGAACGTCTGCGGGCTCGTGCCGTCGGGTCCGGGCGGGTTGTTCGGCGTCTGCGGATCGACGAAGGGAAGGCGCAGAGTCCACTCCCGGATCTCCTGGGCCAGGAACACCGCCTGGGTCATCTTGCGTCCGGCGCCGTTGACGGACGTGCCGCTCTGGACGGCCAGCATCAGCGCGGTGACGCCCGTTCCCAGCAAGGCTGTCGCGATGGCGGCCTCGATCAGCGTGAACCCGCCGCGCCCGCGTCGCCTGGTTGTGCGTGTCATTTAATCGCCTCAATCCTCCGGGAAAACTACTTGAACATACTGGACATCTTGAAGATCGGCAGGATGATGCTCATGGCGATGAAGCCCACGATCCCGCCCATGGCTACGATCATCACCGGTTCCATCATGCTGGTGACCGACTTGATCGTGCTCTTGAGTTCCTTGGCGTAATACTCCGACACATCCTGAAGCACGGCCGCCAGCGACCCGGACTCTTCGCCCGCGGCGATCATCTGCACGACGTTCCGCGGCAGCAGCGGGTTGCTTGCCAGCACGGTAACGATCTTTCCGCCGTCGTGGACCGCCTCGTGAACTTTCATCCACATGGCGCGGTAGAGGTAGTTGCCCGAGACCTCGGCGGTGATGCGCAGCGTGTCGAGCATGGGCACGCCCGCGGCGACCAACTCGCCCATCGTCTGGATGCCGCGGGTGATGTACAGCGCGCGGAACATCTTCTTCATCAGCGGAACGCGAAGCTTGAAGCGGTCCCAGGTGCGGCGCCCTCCGTCGGTGCGCACCCAGAAGCGGAACGCCCCCGCCGCTACCGCCACCGCCCCCAGCGGGACGTACCAGTAGTTGCGAAGGAAGTCGCTGAGGTTGAGCAGGAAGGTCGTCGAGGCCGGCAGCAGGTGCTCGTTGCCTTTGAACACCAGGGCGAACTTGGGCAGCACGAACGTCAGCAGGAAGGTCGTGCAACTGACGGCCATCGTGGCGATGATACCCGGATAGATCATCGCGCCGATGACCATGTTGCGCGTCTCGACCTGCTGGGTCTGGTACGCCGCCACGCGCTCGAGCATGGCCGCGAAGTTGCCCGACAGTTCCGACGCTTTGACCATGTTAATGTACAGCGGGCTGAAGACCTGCCGGTGGCGCGTCAGCGCCTCGGAAAAGCTCTTGCCGCTTTCCAGGTCGTGCTGGATCTGCTCGACGATGAGCCTGAAGCTCTTCTTGGTGATCTGAGAGGCGATGCCCTCGATGGCGCTGCGGATGTCGATGCCCGCCTTGATCATCACCGACAACTGGCAGGTGAAGCCCAGGATGTCCTTGAGCCCCGGACCCGGCTGCCAGTTCAGGACGGCCTTGATCTTCTCCGACGCCGACGAGCCCGCCGTCGGGGCGGCGGGGGCGGCTGCAGCGGAATATCCTACGCTTGCCATTTATGCCACTTCTTTCAGGCCCAGCGCCGCGGCCATGCGGTCGGACTTACTGGCGGCCGCCAGCGCCTGGGCGCGGGTGATCTTTCCGGTGTAGAGCAGGCCCTTGATCGCGTCGTCGAGAGGCACCATGCCCGCCGAAGCGCTGGTCTGGATGATGTTGGCGATCTCATGCACGCGATTGGTGCGGATGCAGTTTCGCACGGCGGCGTTGCAGACCATGATCTCGCACGCCGGCGCCATGCCCGGACCGTCAGCCCGCTTGAACAGCGCCATCGACACGACCGCCTGGAGCGTGTTGGCCAACATCGCGCGGATCTGGTTCTGCTGGTCGCCGGGATAAATATCCAGGATGCGCTCGACGGTCTGTGCGGCCGACTGCGTGTGCATCGTCGAAAGCACCAGGTGTCCGGTCTCGGCGGCGGTGATGGCGGCCGAGGTGGTCTCCAGGTCGCGCATTTCGCCGACAAGGATCACATCCGGGTCCTGGCGCAGGGCGTGGCGCAGACCCGAGGCGAAGGTCGGCACGTCGCTGCCCAGCTCGCGCTGCTCGATGACGCTCTTGACGTTGCGGAACTCGTACTCGACCGGGTCTTCCAGCGTGATGATGTGGCGGCTGGACGTCTCGTTGATCAACTGGATCATCGACGCCAGCGTGGTGCTCTTGCCGTGTCCGGTCTGCCCGGTGACCAGCACCAGCCCGCGGGGAAGGCGGGCGAAGTTCTCGATCACCTCGGGCAGGTTGAGCCGCTGGAAGGTGGGAACCTTGCTGGAGACCGCTCGGAAGGCGATGGCCACCACGCCCCGCTGAAAGTGGGCGTTGACGCGGAACCGAGCGCCCGAGGGGGCGGTGGTCGAGAAGTCCATGTCGCGCCGTTCCAGAAACTGCCCCCAGCGATGCTCGTCGAGCATCTGCCGGGCGAAGCCTTCGACTTCGGCGGCCGTCAAGGGCGGACACTCGCCAACCGGGGCCAGCTCGGTGCTCACGCGAAACAGCGGCGGAAGGTCCGGCACCAGGTGCAGATCGCTGGCGCCAAGTTCCAGGGTCTTCTCAAGCAGTTCGGGCAATGTCGGCATCGATGATCCTCACGTAGACACAACTCGTTAGCGGTCGAGCTTGCTCGACGCGGTTGTTTCCCTGACCGGGGAAGAAACCGCGCGGAGCAAGCTCCGCCGCTAACTGGTCCTCTCTTAACTTACTTCGGTTATCCGCATGACCTCCTGCACCGTGGTCAGTCCGGCGGCGATTTTTTCCAGACCGTCCTGGCGCAGGGAATGCATACCGCTCTTGAGGGCGGCTTT
It encodes the following:
- a CDS encoding type II secretion system F family protein, with product MASVGYSAAAAPAAPTAGSSASEKIKAVLNWQPGPGLKDILGFTCQLSVMIKAGIDIRSAIEGIASQITKKSFRLIVEQIQHDLESGKSFSEALTRHRQVFSPLYINMVKASELSGNFAAMLERVAAYQTQQVETRNMVIGAMIYPGIIATMAVSCTTFLLTFVLPKFALVFKGNEHLLPASTTFLLNLSDFLRNYWYVPLGAVAVAAGAFRFWVRTDGGRRTWDRFKLRVPLMKKMFRALYITRGIQTMGELVAAGVPMLDTLRITAEVSGNYLYRAMWMKVHEAVHDGGKIVTVLASNPLLPRNVVQMIAAGEESGSLAAVLQDVSEYYAKELKSTIKSVTSMMEPVMIVAMGGIVGFIAMSIILPIFKMSSMFK
- a CDS encoding type IV pilus twitching motility protein PilT produces the protein MPTLPELLEKTLELGASDLHLVPDLPPLFRVSTELAPVGECPPLTAAEVEGFARQMLDEHRWGQFLERRDMDFSTTAPSGARFRVNAHFQRGVVAIAFRAVSSKVPTFQRLNLPEVIENFARLPRGLVLVTGQTGHGKSTTLASMIQLINETSSRHIITLEDPVEYEFRNVKSVIEQRELGSDVPTFASGLRHALRQDPDVILVGEMRDLETTSAAITAAETGHLVLSTMHTQSAAQTVERILDIYPGDQQNQIRAMLANTLQAVVSMALFKRADGPGMAPACEIMVCNAAVRNCIRTNRVHEIANIIQTSASAGMVPLDDAIKGLLYTGKITRAQALAAASKSDRMAAALGLKEVA